One region of Methanobrevibacter olleyae genomic DNA includes:
- a CDS encoding sodium-dependent transporter: MSDKNEWGSNLSFILAMVGSAVGLGNIWRYPYVLYSNGGGAFYIPYIVAILLMGVPFLILEYGVGYNYKSSFPKAIRKINSKFEFLGWLLPISVFIIMIYYSCILGWDGIYVILSFFKGWGADPNTYFATTLLQSTESISGIGSFIPVIAIAMLISWAIVWYISHKDLEEGLGKVSKILVPLLFIIMVVIVVFSLSLPGAMIGLNELFSPDWSLLLDFNIWMAAFGQIIFSLSLGMSIAFTYASYTGESSDLITNTLSIAFANCAFENFCALGVFSILGYMSLESGTAIADLVTQGTGLVFVVYPTVLNVLGQYAYIIGPLFFITVYLAGLTSILSTIEPLAFSIQNKFTWSRSKTMTILCLLGAVLSMIYATAFGGTLLGYVDAYINQIAILLGVVFECIVFAWIFKCENIIPVLNKRSKTLKLGKWWTVVVKYILPIFIAIVWIGGVLDVINSSSNDQLIVFGILTVILIVLTAVFTKLPATNKDWDETENRL, encoded by the coding sequence ATGAGTGATAAAAACGAATGGGGCAGTAATCTATCATTTATTTTAGCAATGGTAGGTTCTGCTGTAGGACTTGGAAATATATGGAGATACCCATATGTTTTATACAGTAACGGTGGTGGAGCATTCTACATTCCATATATCGTTGCAATATTATTGATGGGAGTTCCATTTTTAATTTTAGAATATGGTGTTGGATATAATTACAAATCATCTTTTCCAAAAGCTATTCGTAAAATAAATAGCAAATTTGAATTTTTAGGATGGCTACTACCTATTTCAGTATTCATCATAATGATTTACTATTCATGCATACTTGGATGGGATGGAATCTATGTAATATTAAGTTTCTTTAAAGGATGGGGAGCAGATCCAAATACTTACTTTGCTACAACATTATTACAGTCAACTGAATCCATTAGCGGAATAGGAAGTTTTATTCCAGTTATAGCTATTGCAATGCTTATAAGTTGGGCAATTGTTTGGTACATTTCCCATAAAGACTTAGAAGAAGGACTTGGAAAAGTAAGTAAAATCCTTGTACCCTTGCTATTTATAATAATGGTTGTAATTGTAGTATTCTCTTTAAGCTTACCTGGTGCAATGATTGGTTTAAATGAATTATTTTCACCAGATTGGAGCCTGTTACTTGATTTTAATATATGGATGGCTGCATTTGGCCAGATTATATTCTCTTTAAGTTTAGGAATGAGCATTGCATTTACCTATGCAAGTTATACAGGAGAAAGTAGTGACTTAATTACTAATACATTATCTATTGCATTTGCAAATTGTGCATTTGAAAACTTCTGTGCATTAGGTGTTTTCTCAATTCTCGGATATATGTCTCTAGAAAGTGGAACTGCAATAGCTGATTTAGTAACTCAAGGTACTGGACTTGTATTTGTAGTATATCCAACTGTATTAAATGTCTTAGGCCAATATGCTTATATCATAGGACCATTATTCTTTATAACAGTTTATCTTGCAGGGCTTACAAGTATTTTATCAACAATTGAGCCATTAGCATTTAGTATTCAAAATAAATTTACTTGGTCTCGCAGTAAAACAATGACAATTCTTTGTTTATTGGGAGCAGTTCTTTCAATGATATATGCAACAGCCTTTGGTGGGACACTTCTCGGCTATGTAGATGCCTATATCAATCAGATAGCTATTCTTTTAGGTGTAGTATTTGAATGTATTGTATTTGCATGGATATTTAAATGTGAAAATATTATTCCAGTTTTAAATAAACGCAGCAAAACCTTAAAATTAGGTAAATGGTGGACAGTTGTAGTTAAATATATTTTGCCTATTTTTATTGCAATTGTATGGATTGGCGGAGTGTTAGATGTAATTAATAGTAGCTCTAATGATCAGTTAATTGTATTTGGAATTCTTACTGTAATCTTGATTGTTTTAACTGCAGTATTTACTAAATTACCTGCTACAAACAAAGACTGGGATGAAACTGAAAATAGATTATAA
- a CDS encoding LSm family protein, giving the protein MSGQQNVQRPLDALGKAVNSPVLIKLKGEREFRGILKSFDLHMNLVLNDAEELEKGEIMRRLGTVLIRGDNIVYISP; this is encoded by the coding sequence ATGAGCGGACAACAAAATGTTCAAAGACCACTTGACGCATTAGGAAAAGCAGTAAATTCTCCTGTTTTGATTAAACTCAAAGGAGAAAGAGAATTCAGAGGCATCTTAAAAAGTTTTGATTTACACATGAATTTAGTACTTAATGATGCTGAAGAATTAGAGAAAGGAGAGATAATGAGAAGATTAGGTACTGTTCTCATTAGAGGAGATAATATTGTATACATTTCTCCATAG
- the arfB gene encoding 2-amino-5-formylamino-6-ribosylaminopyrimidin-4(3H)-one 5'-monophosphate deformylase, whose protein sequence is MLNLRLNAGNVQNPNVHKIGIIALGSHLENHGPALPIDTDAKIASYIAFNAALESGAKFLGVIYPAHEIKEINHGIHVSLEDLSNEIIKVLKSAKNYLGISSVIIVNGHGGNLPIVTCLYDIEEETDLLITLNSKIIESEGPHGGSGELSMAKVLGIIDESEVKNQTNLSKYGEVGLSMFTQARLNDPKIEESAIDIQENGVYVDEVYGNELLKLAINSVLLDVEKQLDSHYGY, encoded by the coding sequence ATGCTAAATTTAAGATTAAATGCTGGAAATGTTCAAAATCCTAATGTTCATAAGATAGGAATTATTGCACTTGGATCACATCTTGAAAATCATGGCCCTGCTCTTCCTATTGATACAGATGCTAAAATAGCTTCATATATTGCTTTTAATGCAGCTTTAGAAAGTGGAGCTAAATTCTTAGGTGTTATTTATCCTGCTCATGAAATTAAAGAGATAAATCATGGAATCCATGTTTCCCTAGAGGATTTATCTAATGAGATTATAAAAGTATTAAAATCAGCAAAAAACTATTTGGGAATCAGCAGTGTTATTATAGTTAATGGGCATGGTGGCAATTTGCCTATTGTCACTTGTTTGTATGATATTGAAGAAGAAACTGATTTGCTCATCACTTTAAATAGTAAAATTATCGAATCTGAAGGGCCTCATGGCGGCTCTGGTGAGTTGTCTATGGCAAAGGTTTTAGGTATCATAGATGAAAGTGAAGTTAAAAATCAGACAAACTTAAGTAAATATGGTGAAGTTGGTCTATCTATGTTTACTCAAGCACGCCTAAATGATCCAAAGATTGAAGAAAGTGCAATAGACATTCAAGAAAATGGAGTTTATGTTGATGAAGTTTATGGAAATGAACTCTTAAAGTTAGCTATTAACTCGGTCTTGCTAGATGTTGAAAAACAATTGGATTCTCATTATGGGTATTGA
- a CDS encoding RNA-binding protein: protein MILKIKKRYFLKKKKIKEIKKELGDYGSFINNKDTLEMLEAEDYNFILVNGEPYIIMINDRPYPTLKAALNIELDSKVVVVDMGAVKFVTKGADIMSPGIVDAEESIVEDDIVIIVEETHNKPLAIGISLISGYEMVENMEGKAIKSLHYVGDAIWNLEV from the coding sequence CTGATTTTGAAAATTAAAAAAAGATATTTTTTAAAGAAAAAGAAAATAAAGGAAATTAAAAAAGAGCTTGGAGATTATGGATCTTTTATTAATAATAAAGACACTCTTGAAATGCTAGAAGCAGAAGATTATAACTTTATTTTAGTAAATGGAGAGCCATATATTATTATGATTAACGACAGGCCATATCCTACTTTAAAAGCTGCTTTAAACATAGAATTAGATAGTAAGGTAGTTGTGGTAGATATGGGTGCAGTTAAATTTGTAACTAAAGGTGCAGACATAATGAGTCCTGGTATTGTTGATGCAGAGGAAAGTATTGTTGAAGATGACATTGTAATAATTGTTGAAGAAACTCATAATAAGCCTTTAGCTATTGGAATCAGTTTAATCAGCGGGTATGAAATGGTTGAAAATATGGAAGGAAAAGCTATTAAATCACTCCATTATGTTGGAGATGCTATTTGGAATTTAGAAGTATAA
- a CDS encoding YigZ family protein: protein MKTIAKPFQSSIDIKKSQFICRLFPAQNEKEAKEIIKEISEKYKDATHNCTAYLVSDGEAYDDDGEPGGTAGRPMLNVLKKNKIENTVAIVTRYFGGIKLGAGGLVRAYSKSVLETLSIAEIVDMELYEIFKFSFEYQHIKAIDSEIRGKNLSIVEKQYEADVIYFVACDNIDIVKNIQEKLVKEVNIEYLGSRFLEKID from the coding sequence ATGAAAACAATAGCTAAACCCTTTCAATCATCTATAGATATAAAAAAATCTCAATTTATTTGCAGATTATTTCCTGCACAGAATGAAAAGGAAGCAAAAGAGATTATAAAAGAAATATCTGAAAAATATAAAGATGCTACACATAATTGCACTGCTTATCTAGTTAGTGATGGAGAGGCTTATGATGATGATGGAGAACCTGGAGGAACTGCAGGTAGGCCAATGCTTAATGTTTTAAAGAAAAATAAGATAGAAAATACAGTTGCTATTGTTACAAGATATTTTGGCGGAATTAAATTAGGGGCAGGTGGTTTAGTTCGTGCTTATAGCAAATCTGTTCTTGAAACTCTTTCTATTGCAGAGATAGTTGATATGGAGCTTTATGAAATATTTAAATTTAGCTTTGAATATCAACATATAAAAGCAATTGATAGTGAAATTAGGGGAAAAAATCTATCCATTGTAGAAAAACAGTATGAAGCTGACGTGATTTACTTTGTAGCTTGTGATAATATTGATATAGTTAAAAATATTCAAGAAAAATTAGTAAAAGAAGTAAATATTGAATATTTAGGTAGTAGATTTTTAGAAAAAATAGATTGA
- a CDS encoding 50S ribosomal protein L37e, which produces MKGTPSMGKKNKKTHIRCRRCGKNSYHIRKKVCASCGFGKSSKIRRYSWQNKKPTTRQRLV; this is translated from the coding sequence GTGAAAGGAACTCCATCAATGGGTAAAAAGAATAAAAAGACCCATATTAGATGTAGAAGATGTGGTAAAAACTCATATCACATACGTAAAAAAGTTTGTGCTTCTTGTGGATTTGGTAAATCCAGCAAAATAAGAAGATACAGTTGGCAAAACAAAAAACCTACCACTCGTCAAAGATTAGTATAG
- the tsaA gene encoding tRNA (N6-threonylcarbamoyladenosine(37)-N6)-methyltransferase TrmO → MDEIIFRPIGYIKSKYESVENMPKSSKEAMNEEAEIIIDEEYLESISSMKTGEEYMVLFYFHKSKGFKQRVPFRGDGPIMGLFSTHAPNRPNPIGVSTIKIKEIDGNIISFNGVDMLNNTPVLDLKRI, encoded by the coding sequence ATGGATGAAATAATTTTTAGACCGATTGGATATATTAAATCTAAATATGAATCAGTGGAAAATATGCCGAAATCTAGTAAGGAGGCAATGAATGAAGAAGCAGAGATTATCATTGATGAGGAATACTTAGAAAGTATCTCTAGTATGAAAACTGGTGAAGAGTATATGGTTTTATTCTATTTTCATAAGTCAAAAGGATTTAAGCAAAGAGTTCCTTTTAGGGGAGATGGTCCAATAATGGGTTTATTTTCAACTCATGCTCCAAATAGGCCTAATCCTATTGGTGTTTCAACAATAAAAATAAAAGAAATTGATGGAAATATTATTAGCTTTAATGGAGTTGATATGCTAAACAATACTCCAGTACTTGATTTGAAGAGAATTTAG
- a CDS encoding flavodoxin produces MSKSLILYFSREGNNYSNEGIKCIEIGNTEVIANYIKEFTDADLFKMDPLIDYPEDYMECTKIAQEELNDDARPELKGYIGDIAEYDLIYIGFPNWWGTMPMPVWTQLEKLDFSGKTIKPFVTHEGSGFGKSLNDLEKLCTGANIKSGLSIQGSFVSSSKQKVQNWVLR; encoded by the coding sequence ATGTCAAAAAGTTTAATTTTATATTTTTCAAGAGAAGGAAATAATTACAGTAATGAAGGAATAAAATGCATTGAAATAGGAAATACTGAAGTAATTGCTAATTATATAAAAGAGTTTACTGATGCAGATTTATTTAAAATGGATCCATTAATTGATTATCCAGAAGATTATATGGAATGTACTAAAATAGCTCAGGAAGAATTAAATGATGATGCAAGACCAGAACTTAAAGGATATATTGGAGATATTGCTGAATATGATCTAATTTATATAGGTTTTCCTAATTGGTGGGGTACAATGCCAATGCCAGTGTGGACTCAGCTTGAAAAGTTAGACTTTAGTGGCAAAACTATTAAACCATTTGTTACTCATGAAGGTAGTGGCTTTGGTAAAAGTTTAAATGATTTAGAGAAATTATGCACTGGAGCTAATATTAAATCTGGTTTATCTATTCAAGGTAGCTTTGTTTCCAGTTCTAAACAGAAAGTACAAAATTGGGTTTTAAGATAA